Proteins encoded in a region of the Flavobacteriaceae bacterium HL-DH10 genome:
- a CDS encoding alkaline phosphatase: MKLTKYIFSISIIALCSCHSVGEILEVKNNTPKNVILLIGDGTGLSQVSSAFYFKETAPNYGRFKHIGLINTSSSREDVTDSAAGATAFACGVKTYNGAIGVADDSTAVVSLVEIVSPLQIKTGVISTSSLTHATPASFLAHALSRNFDEEIAADMVETNIDFLAGGGIKFFNKRKDGRNLFDTLASKSFKIDTTALGDFESIKSSSKVAYILEEKHMPAIAKGRGDFLPNATELGIQFLNKNKSNFFLMVEGSQIDWGGHANDSDYLISELIDFDNAIGKALDFAKRDGNTLVIVTADHETGGFTLAAKTKTRENGKEYSDYSEVEGIFSTSGHSATLIPVFAYGPGAEEFMGVYQNNEIFHKILKVTNWKPNN, encoded by the coding sequence ATGAAACTCACAAAGTATATTTTTTCTATTAGTATCATTGCTTTATGTTCTTGTCATTCAGTAGGTGAAATATTGGAAGTTAAAAACAACACTCCTAAAAACGTTATTCTTTTAATAGGTGATGGTACTGGTTTATCTCAGGTTTCCTCAGCTTTTTATTTTAAAGAAACAGCTCCTAATTATGGGCGTTTTAAACATATCGGATTAATTAATACGTCCTCTTCTCGTGAAGATGTTACAGATTCTGCAGCTGGAGCTACGGCATTTGCTTGTGGTGTAAAAACGTATAATGGTGCCATTGGTGTCGCCGATGATTCTACTGCTGTAGTTTCATTAGTAGAAATTGTGTCACCATTGCAGATTAAAACAGGAGTTATTTCTACATCTTCTCTAACACATGCAACACCTGCTAGCTTTTTGGCACATGCTTTAAGTAGAAATTTTGATGAAGAAATTGCCGCAGATATGGTCGAGACTAATATCGATTTTCTTGCTGGTGGCGGGATAAAGTTTTTTAATAAAAGAAAAGATGGAAGAAATCTATTTGATACTTTAGCTTCTAAATCTTTTAAAATTGACACAACAGCTTTAGGAGATTTTGAAAGTATTAAATCATCTTCAAAGGTTGCATATATTTTGGAAGAAAAACATATGCCAGCAATAGCAAAAGGAAGAGGTGATTTTTTACCTAATGCCACAGAACTTGGAATTCAATTTTTGAATAAGAATAAATCTAATTTCTTTCTAATGGTTGAAGGCTCTCAAATAGATTGGGGCGGACATGCTAATGATAGTGATTATCTTATTTCAGAATTAATAGATTTTGACAATGCTATAGGAAAAGCACTTGATTTTGCAAAACGTGATGGTAACACCTTAGTCATAGTAACAGCAGACCATGAAACAGGAGGATTTACCTTAGCGGCTAAAACCAAAACAAGAGAAAATGGAAAAGAGTATAGCGATTATAGCGAAGTTGAAGGGATATTTTCAACAAGTGGACATTCAGCTACTTTAATCCCTGTATTTGCTTATGGACCAGGAGCAGAAGAGTTTATGGGTGTCTATCAGAATAATGAAATTTTTCATAAAATATTAAAGGTTACTAATTGGAAACCTAATAACTAA
- a CDS encoding family 43 glycosylhydrolase, producing the protein MKIRILFATICFITGNIVFSQNPFIKHMYTADPSARVFNDTLYIYPSHDKDDAVKFTMEDWHVFSTTDMENWTDHGVAFSLDNLNWASSQAWAPDCINRNGKYYFYYPVEHSKIGVAVGNSPTGPFVDPLSKPLIHTNTEGVVCNRDFIDPAAFIDDDGQAYLYMGQLVVNAIKLNQDMISYDGEVHLLEGTDDFFEAVWMHKYKGKYYLSYVGESGEIKYAMSDNPLGPFEYKGVILPKMNSGTSHHSIVEYKGQWYMFYHNSDLYYKNNPDVERKFGWGHKTSPHPYRRSICFDKLFYNEDGTIQPVIPTK; encoded by the coding sequence ATGAAGATTCGAATTTTATTTGCAACTATTTGTTTTATAACAGGTAACATAGTTTTTTCTCAAAATCCATTTATAAAACATATGTATACTGCCGATCCATCGGCGCGGGTTTTTAATGATACCTTATATATTTATCCATCTCATGATAAAGATGATGCTGTAAAGTTTACTATGGAAGACTGGCATGTTTTTTCTACAACGGATATGGAAAATTGGACAGACCACGGTGTGGCTTTTTCTCTAGATAATCTTAATTGGGCAAGTTCTCAAGCATGGGCACCAGATTGTATTAACAGAAATGGTAAATATTATTTTTATTATCCTGTAGAGCATAGTAAAATAGGGGTTGCGGTAGGTAATAGCCCAACAGGACCATTTGTAGACCCATTAAGTAAACCTTTAATTCATACCAATACAGAAGGTGTTGTTTGTAATCGTGATTTTATAGATCCAGCTGCTTTTATAGATGATGACGGACAAGCTTATTTATATATGGGACAGTTGGTTGTAAATGCCATAAAACTAAATCAAGATATGATTTCTTATGATGGTGAAGTTCATTTATTAGAAGGTACAGATGATTTTTTTGAAGCCGTTTGGATGCATAAATACAAGGGTAAATATTATTTATCTTATGTAGGCGAAAGTGGTGAAATTAAATATGCTATGAGCGATAATCCGTTAGGACCATTTGAATATAAAGGTGTTATTTTACCTAAAATGAACAGTGGCACTAGCCATCATTCCATAGTAGAATATAAAGGGCAATGGTATATGTTTTACCATAATTCCGATTTGTATTATAAAAATAATCCAGATGTTGAGCGTAAGTTTGGTTGGGGACATAAAACAAGTCCACATCCTTACCGAAGATCTATTTGTTTCGATAAATTATTTTATAATGAAGATGGTACGATACAACCTGTTATACCAACAAAATAG
- a CDS encoding DUF5060 domain-containing protein gives MRSIFLLLLTIASTIFSCAKLEPLQQVGLYRTFEKTIENTNTYTNKFKDVQLNTTFISPSGKTTEFFGFFDGDGNGGGDVTRGHIWKMRFIPNEIGVWTYKWHWSDTTKGGEAQFECTSVGAGKGILQAYKENPRWFAYNGKDPVWLKSYYESGHGSIAQPLDWITKNVYQPIIDRGYNHLQVNWLLSLCCFEQYYHDGPEPTTQDLTLYEEGKASSTMRLDVWKLMENHVEWLNNKNIGLHMFLGFDGSKNDGPEWTSLSEDEKDFYVRYVVARLAPYANIAGWGYVWEVPGDRQEEELGWAQLVKKYDVFNHLRTYEDEYPINNEYHRDAYNFAAIENHYIFSEERDLDRPFWKAPWTHHEACLAGYVPGKPVYMIEGNALWRRFWQKRTKATLDDLRQAAWACVTAGASFNWCGQAGEDELVAFGFEGLPFFKDDNPYLASTLELDILSDVMMNEITFHKMHPTDVLLSNHDNKKVWCLSEKGNQYLVFSTNGNPFDLQLESGDYNSATWLDAKTGNKIALEAISVSNNNPITFTAPDTLTDWVLIVKKE, from the coding sequence ATGAGAAGTATTTTTTTACTTTTGTTAACCATTGCTTCTACAATATTTAGTTGTGCTAAACTAGAACCTTTGCAGCAAGTTGGTTTATATCGTACGTTTGAGAAGACTATAGAGAATACCAATACGTATACTAATAAGTTTAAAGATGTTCAACTTAATACAACATTCATTTCACCTTCAGGAAAAACAACTGAGTTTTTCGGTTTTTTTGATGGCGATGGAAATGGTGGAGGCGATGTTACTAGAGGTCATATATGGAAAATGCGTTTTATCCCAAATGAAATAGGCGTGTGGACTTACAAATGGCATTGGAGTGATACAACTAAAGGTGGAGAAGCTCAATTTGAATGTACTTCGGTAGGTGCAGGAAAAGGTATTTTGCAAGCTTACAAAGAAAATCCACGATGGTTTGCTTATAACGGCAAAGATCCTGTTTGGTTAAAATCGTATTACGAAAGTGGTCATGGTTCTATAGCACAACCTTTAGATTGGATTACCAAAAATGTTTATCAGCCTATAATTGATCGTGGTTATAACCATTTACAGGTTAACTGGTTGTTATCTTTATGTTGTTTTGAGCAATATTATCATGATGGTCCAGAGCCAACTACACAAGATTTAACATTGTACGAAGAAGGCAAAGCATCAAGTACCATGCGCTTAGATGTATGGAAGCTTATGGAAAATCATGTAGAATGGTTAAATAATAAAAACATTGGCTTACACATGTTTCTTGGTTTTGATGGCAGTAAAAATGATGGTCCAGAATGGACAAGTTTAAGCGAGGATGAAAAAGATTTTTATGTACGCTATGTTGTTGCTAGACTAGCACCTTATGCAAATATTGCTGGATGGGGGTATGTTTGGGAAGTTCCAGGAGACAGACAAGAAGAAGAACTTGGTTGGGCACAATTAGTTAAAAAATACGATGTGTTTAACCATTTACGTACCTATGAAGATGAATACCCAATTAATAACGAATACCATCGAGATGCATATAATTTTGCAGCTATAGAAAATCATTATATTTTTTCTGAAGAACGCGATTTAGACAGACCTTTTTGGAAAGCACCATGGACCCATCACGAGGCATGTTTAGCAGGTTATGTTCCAGGTAAACCTGTATATATGATTGAAGGTAATGCGCTCTGGAGACGTTTTTGGCAAAAACGCACAAAGGCAACTTTAGACGATTTGCGTCAAGCAGCTTGGGCGTGTGTAACTGCTGGAGCTTCATTTAATTGGTGCGGGCAAGCAGGTGAAGACGAATTAGTCGCTTTTGGGTTTGAAGGGTTACCGTTTTTTAAAGACGATAACCCGTATCTAGCCTCTACTTTAGAATTAGATATTTTAAGTGATGTGATGATGAATGAGATTACATTTCACAAGATGCATCCAACGGATGTATTATTATCTAATCATGATAATAAAAAAGTGTGGTGTTTATCTGAAAAAGGAAACCAATATTTGGTGTTTTCAACAAATGGTAATCCGTTTGATTTACAATTAGAATCAGGAGATTATAATAGTGCCACTTGGTTAGATGCTAAAACGGGTAATAAAATAGCTTTAGAAGCAATTTCGGTATCTAATAACAATCCTATTACATTTACAGCACCAGATACTTTAACCGATTGGGTTTTGATTGTTAAGAAAGAGTAG